DNA sequence from the Falco peregrinus isolate bFalPer1 chromosome 1, bFalPer1.pri, whole genome shotgun sequence genome:
ACATAAGGCAGCATCACAGCAATTAGGCTGGAGTGTACCATAACACAGTATGGAGGAACAGGAATGCCCCTTTCTGTGATATACAGCACGTTACTCTCAAAACAAAGGCTGAAGGGATGGAGTGAAAGGTACACAACAGGTCAATTGAGATAAGGAGCAAAAAAAGAACGCAATTTGTTCAGCTAATTCTTATAGGTTACTTGTTAGTTGGATTCAAGATCCCTACAATGTTAGGCTCCTGCCTAATGAAGTCATTTGAAACAAGTTATCTGTGAGAAGAACTAGAACTTCTGGTATCTGACCGTTCATATCATGCATATAGGAACACTTCACTCGCTCTCTGAAAGAGAACATCAAAGCTGTTTAAGGGATGCACTCAGATACTTTACAACACAACGGgccaaaataaaaagtaaagaacAATACTTGACTGGTACACCGGGACAGCATGAACTACATTGGACTAGTTTTGTACAGATCACGCAATAACCTGGCTCTAGATTATTAGTACATGCTACCTACTCCTATAAGAATAACATGAGGCATGAGTGAAGGGTTCCATAAAACTTGGGTcacttcttaatttttagaaatttctgtaaataaaaaaaaaaatatatattttgagaaacaggagaaagttattttgaaagtCATAggagtaaaaaatatttacagatcaACATTGTGCACTCACACTTagcattcaggttttttttaaaaaatctaaaactCACGCCATTGTACTGATCTCGTAcagccagagaaagaaaacctagTTTGGGACTCTGCAACACCCTCTACTGCCAGAGCACCATCATGGAAAAgtgcttttcatttgtttatattaaaatattaagttccacaaatggaaaagaacacCCTGCACCTACCTTAACGCCACACGGTACTTCTGCCCTAACTTCTCAATTTCACCCATTACACAATCTGTGATACATGGAATACCTACACGTAAAAAAAGCCTGTATTAAAAGCAAGCAGTATTTCTTCACAGACCCCTGCATATTACCCACATGCCCAGGAACTATCTACCATGGAATTCTATAACATATCACTTACAGTTTTAAACCTATGAGAACAAATAACACTGCAAAGTGATGAAATGTAGAGCCACTGAGTTTGCCCATGCCATGgcaattttagatttttaagtTACTAATGCTTTACCTTTGTTGAGATTAGCATTTAAGACCACTGTCTGACTGAAATCACAAACAGTTCCAGGGTTACCACTGCCATGAACAGTGAGCTCGATGATTATGGCATGTATCccttttttcaagttttccatTATCCTCAGCTAGTGGCGTGAGGCCGATAAAGCACATCACGTGCACGCCATGGTGCTACATGGTCCAGAAGAAGCTGCGAGCGCTGCAGACACTCACACTTGGCATAGAGACAGTCCATCATCGACTGCACTAGGTCCAGCTTGGCCTTGATGGAGAAGTTGATGAAGTTAGTGTCAACGAGGATGTGGTAAGGGGGTCCCAACTGGGTATTATACTGGAAGAACAAGCAAGAGggatgctgggggctgccaggaaagcaaagaattcaAATCAGTTAGTTGCAATTAAAACATCCAATCCTAGAACTTGCACAGAATAAAGGAAGGGTAACGAGCAGAAATAACACACGGCAGCGTGGCACGGTGACCCATCGGGCCTCTCACCACCTCCCAGTCTCAATCCCCTCGGTTTGGGGCACCGTGGCCGGCCCCCCCGAACACCGCAGCACTTACACCTCCCGCTCCTTGATGGCACTCGGGTCCTCCTTCTTCTTCACCGGGCCTTTCGCCCGGTCCTTCTCGTTACTGCAAAGAAACAGAGGCACTCCTGGGGGAGCGCGACAGGGAAGGGCGGCCACGGCGAGAGGCCTGGCCCGGGATGGCCGCCCCGCCCGGGAGCGGGCCCCGCCGCAGCCACACTCACATGCGTTGGTCCCGAAGGCTGATCATGCGCTTCATGGCCGCGTACTTCCGCACCTTCTTCTGCTTCCCCTGCAACGAGACAGGCACGCAGCCGTGACGGATCGGGCAGAGAccccagcgccccccgcccggcgccccTGAGCCGCGCTCCGCTCACCatgctgccgccgctgccgccgccaccTCCGGTGACGTCACGGCGCGTTCccgggccccgccccgccgggaaGGCCCGGCAGTGGCGTCACTTCCGGCCGCCAGCACGGGGCAGCGGCAGCCTGTGCCGGTCGCGCACAGGAGCGGGTCCGGCGCCGCGGCCGGGGCCTTCGGTAATGGCTCCCCTCCCGCGCCTCGGGGAAACGGGAGGGCGGGCTCCGGCGGGGAGAGTGGGGCGAGGCGGGGCAGGCGTGTCCTGGCCTCCCCGCCTCGCCCCCGGGGTGCCGGCCCGGCCGCGGGTGGCAGCGGGGGATGCGCGGGCGGCCTCGCTGCCggctctggggctgctgggcGGGTGGGCGCCCCGGgagggccgcggcggggccgggcggctcGGGGTGAGCGGGAGGGGCTGACTGTgcctgccccgccgcggccTCCAGCTTTCGCTTTCCGTTGGGCTGCGCCGCCTGCGCGGGGCCGTCGGTCTAGCGGGGCCGGCGGAAAGGCCGCGGGGTTTGgtggccgggccgggccgcagcCAGTGCGGGCTGGACGGGAGTCCCAGCGCACCGGCCGGCCGCCTTCCCGCCGGCTGTGCCGCTCTGCGGGGCTGGCGGGCCATGGAGGTCTTCAGCCCGCTTTAAGCTGGGCTGGCGAGTTCTGAAGATTTAACGTAATGCTGGCTTTGCTGCGCCCTGGATCGGGAACTTCATGAAGAGCAGCGAGTTGCCGTTATCTATAGATCTTATCAACAGTTGTGACCCGAGATCATCCTAGCCAATGAGCgtcacttcagctgtgcatgctgcAGCTGTAATAGTGTAGGCTGGCTCAAAATACCTTTCCTGCACACGTAAGATGTTCTCCAAGTTCTCAAACTAGTCCTGGGCACTTGGTTTCTAGTGCCCTGTGCAGGAAAGGGTGAGAGAGGCCTCCCTGTTACCATCTTTCTTATGCAAGATTCTGGGATTAGTGGGAACTGGTAGCTGTTGGTATCTTCCAAATGCAACCGGTTTTATCTGGTGTGCTGGTCAGAAAAATCAGCCGTGCGGCCAACGAGGTACTTAATATGCGAGAGTTTTTTCCTGAAGTGCTGGCTTCAGTAGAACTGTGAACTGAGGCTCTGAcaatgaggaagaaaattagaCTTAAGGAAGGACCGGATTCATTAGGGAAACTATGGCTGAGCTGTCCACCCAGGGGATTGTACCAGGCTTAATTGGTGGTTGATGAAATGTAGTTGGTGGAGCTCCCCTGATGCTGCCTAAGTTATGTAAAAGGTGTGGGTGAAGGAAATAATCAAGGATGAGGGGAGTGATATGCTTTCCTCGTGGGCATGTAGGGTGGCAAGTGGCTGAATGTTGTGGTTTGGAGAGCAGATCTGGTGTCAAGATGAGACTGGCCTGAAAGCTGCcatctggctggctggctgtgtttGAGGAGGATGGGAGGAGCTGACAGCGCTGGTGGTGGTTCAGTTGGGATGAAAACTCACTAGACTTAGGCAGTTGGCAAGTctcctatattttttttcctcttgccacTATTTTATTCGGCTTGTGTGTAAATGCATATGACAAATTCCAGCCCTGATGAGTGAGTGACTGTTCTGTGTGGACATTGGCTGTTGATGTGGCTTTTGTCCTTGACAGCTGATACTGGAGCCTGCTCAGTGCCTTTTGCGCTGACTCTTCAGACTTCTGTAGTTGTATTTTAAAGTTGGGTTCCATGGGCATTCCTGTCCATTGGTTTGTGCAAGCTTTACTTCGTGTGAGAAAATACTGTGCCTTTTCATTCAGAAGAGAATTGTGTTGTGCGTGGCATAAGATGCATGTGCTGTTGGTGGTGGACATCTGTGCACATGGATCGAGAGGACATTCTGCACGGAGATGAAATGTTCTCTCATCTTGATTGTATGAGGTAGTATCAACCTGCAGAAAGGTTTTAAAGCCATCTTTCTTCTTAATTTTGGAGCTTGtcaagggagagaagaaaggaagctaAATTTATCaaagcaccaaaaaacccagTAGGCACAATAGATTTCCAATGAGCTCAGTAAATCAGTTCTGTACAGCGTGCTCATGACTGCCTTTGTAGCTGTAGCCATGTGTGAATGCGTTATATAGTTATTTTTGTATGTGCAGCTACGCTTGTGCTTCCTTCTGGAGCTTTGCATTGTGTTCCTCTGGCTTTGCAGAGCTGTAGTAGAAACAAGACATATTGCCCATTactggatttcttttccttgctgacTTGAGAGAAGCAATGGCACTAATATAGTTTACTTTATGATTCCATGCTGTCTATCCTGATTATGCCAGTACTTCTCCTTGAGTCAAGGTGAAGCTTTCCAAATCCCCATGTTCCCTGCAGGTGGCAGGAGACCATTGCTTGCTCTGTCCTTGGATCAAGATCACTAAGGCTTGTCGGacaattcagcatttttttttccagcttagCTATGTTGGCACCTGATATTGCTGATTTTCAGAACTATTTTCCCAGAGTGTAAGCTGACAATTCTTAACGCggatattattttaatttagatcTGCATTCTGATACATGAGTGGCAACATCTCTTGGATACCAGCTACTTGCCAAGAGGTTCTTTACCCCGATGTATCCCAGCTGCAAGAGCATCCTTAAAGCTGCTGGCAGCGTGTATGTTAGAAGGAGGTTGATTGTATGACAGGCACTTCATCTCTGGTGGCTGCCTGATTTGATGTCTTGTTTACCACTTCATGCAGAGATAATAAAATGAgaagttgctgtgctggttGAGGGATTCAGTTCTAATTCCCTGTGTCCAGCGAGCTCTGAAATTCTGCAACCCTGATCAAGACTCAGGCTTCAATTGACTTTAAAACGCTTGTAACTGAAATTATGggtctttctctttttattgcttGAGAGAGAGAGGCTATGTAACTTGTGGTATGCTTTACAGAAGGGAAAGAGTTGCCAACTAGAGGCAGAAATAGCTTGGGTAGTTGAACCCACAGGGCCGGTTTTGTGTCACGTTTTTTTGGTGACATGAAGAGACTGGTTCTGTAAGGTGCTGGAGGGAGATCTCATAGATTCCCAAATATTGATAAGTTTCTGTGAAATTCCTCAGCTGTGTGGGAAGGAGCCACACACCTTCCGCAGCCAGGCCAAGCTGGAGTAGAATTTCAACCAGGCATTTGTAGCACATCTTGGGTATGTATTGTGAAAGAGCTAAAATAGCAAGGAAAGTGCTGGCTCTGTGATCCTTAATACTCAGAGATAAGAGTTTAGAAACCTGAAACTTTGTCTAGGAGGAGAATGAGAATTTATGCCCTGGGGACTGCAACACTGTTTGCTcaagcagaggaaagaagaaaatagttgGGTGGGTGGGATTTTCCTTGAGATGTGGGGGATGAAAAGACTGTGAGAGtctggctgcttctgcagtgCAATCAAAGAGCTCCACACAGGCTTAGCTGTCGGTTTTCATCTGTGTTAGAAAGCTTAGTGGAAGTGTACGAAGGCAGCCAGATCTGTATGATTATTGGGATGGAGGGACATAAGAGACATCTGAAGAGGAAGGTAGAtgaggggggagaagggaggaagtGGCAGCTGAGGTGGTGGtatggcaggcaggaggagcacaTCACATCCCCAGAAGAGGTGACTGTCTTTACAGACAGCTGCTGTGATGAGCCTGGGTCTGCTCATTTCATTCTCACTCCTTTATATAATCTGTGTTCTGCATACCAACTGTGTAGGCTCTATGGCTTTTCTTCTGGCATGTGTCCTGGGTTTTGTATGCTACTattagatttttattcttttatctCACTCCTGGCAGTAAACTGTAATTTAGTGGATAGCAAAGTGCCTTATGAGGATACTGGTTTCCTGAATACctaaaacaacagcaaaaaaaaaattacctggtTTGATTTGGGGTCCAAGAATTTTCAaagacttctctttttttaagctttactGTAAATAGACCTCTAAATCTGGGAAAAATCAGTCTGAGAATAGTACATGGCATTTTGTGGGATCTGAAGTCTTGAAGTGGTACCGATCCTTAGCACTCCTCATGAACAGCACAGGTTCTTAGCTGTTCCATGAAACCCATGAGCCTGATGAAACCTATGGAGGAGGACATACTTTGTTCCATCTTGAATCTGCTGGTTTCAGGGGGTCATATAATGAAATGAGATTGTGACAGGGCAGGGTTTGAGGATACGGTGAAGCCTAGGACCTCATCGACAGCGATACCTGTATAGCACCTCTCCTATGGATACGATGTCTGGTGATACTCTTGCATCTTGCAGCCCTCACATGTTTCTACTTGCTAGACTTCTTCACAACAATGGAGAGATCTaacttttctctctccttttccatttccaggGAACCTAGCAAACAAGCTacagggagcagcactgcaggacaATCCTTTTTCACAAAGAGGAAGGAATTGCTGTGCTCAGGTCCTCACCTTTCAGCAGTGATTCTGTGATGCAAGTTCCAGGAATTTCATCATCTTCTCTATGGCCTCTTCTTGCTGACATTTGCCCCAGTGTTGGGCACAAAGAGGAAGGATGCTGAAGAATGGGTACCCCCCTTTTGGCTTTTAGAACATGGGCACTTGTGTAAAGGTATGTGGATCCTCTTTGGTTGGAGCGATGGAATATCTGTGGAGGCCAGCAAAGGGGATTTGCTGGGCTGGAAAGTCATGGCTATTGTTGGGGGGGAAATACCTCATTTAAGCTTTCTGCATGCTGATgtccattgctgctgctgttgagaTGACTGATGAATAACTCCCCTTTTGtgtttggttaaaaaaaaagaaaaaagaaaaagcagcttgaaTGCACAATGTACCTTCTCACTAACTGAATGGTGACATGGCGAGCTACATTGTATGCATTAATGTATGTGAAATTGTTTGTCTAATTGCCACACATgttccttgctgctgctcttgttCCATCTGTCAGCTGTGTCTTATCAACCAAACAGCATGTTGTTGTTCTGGGTGCGGTCTTTTCACTCCATGTTTGTTTAGCAGTCCCCTCAGTGAAAACTTGATTCTAGGTTGGTGTCTCTAAAAACTGCGGTAATCTTAGTAGCGTAAAACCCCAAGGTTTTAGTTTATGTGTTGATCAGCAAGAGTTTCAGCACTTTGAGTGAGTTCCACTTTGTGGAAGTGAGTAGGAAAATACAAGTGGACTGTTGTGCAGTTGCATTCGTACTTTCTGTCGTAGAGTTACAGGGCAAAAACTGGATTCTGCTCCACCGTAGAAggattttatttgttctgaacAAATGGGGATGTCCGCAACCCTTTTATTCTATAGCTTTTTCTTCTAAGGTTGCTGGTTGAGGGCCAAGTTCTTTCCATTTCGGTGGTGGCTCTGTGATGTGCAGACTGGAAGTCAACGTTGCAACTTGTAGAAGCAAGTGGGTGTGTTTAGATGAATGGCttttagctgctgctgttgaagtTGGTGATCCTGCAAAAAGCAGTTCCTTCTTGCTGTACCCAGAGCCtgctttcactgttttctgagGGTAATATGTTGTCCCTATAGATCTCTGAATCTGTGATGGAGGGAGACCCATTCCTTGTAGCATGCTGTGCTATTTGTCGATTTCACAGTCTTACGCAATAATGCTTTAGGGATGTCTTTGGAGAGGAAGACAGATGATCAATAGGTACTTGCCTGAGGAATCCTAGATTAAATTTAGGCCAATGTGTGTGAGGAAGAGTCATTGGACTGGACTTGGCCTATTTTGTGTTCTAGATGCAGCTGTGATCCTCGGCTGTGTGTCTCACCGAAGGGACCTGATGTTTTACATTATTGGTAAGTGAAGGAAAGGCTGCCATTGTATTTGTTGACCTCTCCATAGGCTTTAGAAGGGTTTCTTGAAAGCCTCTGCTTTCATGATAGTGCAGAGTCTACCTAACAAACATGAAGTTACTGTCACCCCACACTGTGCCCTCCACCTGGCAGACTTGCCTCTCCATCATTCTTCTTGTTCCTAAAATCCTTCCATTGACCTCATTCCCAAGCCATCcccttactttttcttttgagaactAGTGCAGGGTTGTTGCCTCCATGGTGCTTCTTAATTCAGCCTTAATGTGATGTGCAGGGGTTGTGTGCTTATATGACTGTTTCCCTTAAAGGAACCTCTGTAGTTCTGATTTGCAACTCAAAGGAAATTCCATGCTTCTGTTGGGATGTCTGCTAGCCATACCTGAGGCTCTGTACCACCTTTACCTATTTCCTCTGTTTGCAGTCATTTGCAGGGTTTCAAGGGACTTGCTACGCTCTAACCTTACTTGTAGCATAACACAAATGATAAATGTTCACACAATAGCTTCTGCCTTAAACACCTAATTTGCAGTAGAGTAGAATGTCATTAATAAAAGGCATCTTGGGCTTATGCGGAGGGGATTTTGGTGCCTGACTCAGCCATGCTGCTGCAACCTCCCTCTGTTCTCTCCTTGCTGCAGGTGGGATCACGGTATCTGTGGTAGCTTTCTTCACCATTAAGTTCCTCTTTGAATTTGCCGCACGTATAGTCAGCTTCCTTCAGCATGAGGACCGGGAACGCCGAGGGGAGCGAACTATTTATGACTACGTGCGAGGCAACTACCTGGATCCCCGGTCCTGCAAAATCTCCTGGGATTGGAAGGACCCCTATGAGGTGGGCCATAGCATGGCCTTCCGAGTGCATGTAAGggaatatttctgtttccataCAGCTTTGGGGGCAGAAGCAGAGGTCTGAGGGGTGGGATTTACAGATGTGTTTCGTTGGGCCCAAGCTCCAAGCAAGGAGTAGGAAAGCTATCTGTTTGTCTTCTGCCCCCGTAACTGTGTTGCAGAACTCTGTAAGCACATATCTGAGGTTTGCCCTCCTTAAAGTATTATCTCCCTCTGATTAGAATCCTCTGAAGAGCCGGAGGAGACCAAGCTTGTCCTGTCTAATGCTTCCTTTACTGGGAAGTGAGTGGCTGAGCCTGTCTTTAATAGACTTGGTGCTATCTTTCTTTTGGTTGTGCAGCTGAAGTCAGGAGCGTGGGAGTGGGCATTTTACCAACCCAAGAGCTTTAGTGCTTTATGGCCGCTCCCCATTCCTCCAAAATTTATTGTTATTCTGCCTGACCTGGAAAAGCCTGCCAAGGAGTCTTGTTTCCCTCCAATCCCAAAACGCCAAGTCTAGGGGAATGGGACAAGTGTACAAGTAAGATGGGAGAGGGGCCTGAACACTGGGAGTTCGGCATTACATGGAAGAAGTTTGAACAGGTTTTGTTGGGCTCATGTGCCCACCTTTCTGCCTCACCTTCCCTATCCAGAAGGGTATCAAAATAAGAAGAAAGGTTCATCTAAGTTGCCATACCTATCCCTCTTGGGAAGATAAAGAAAACCCTTCTGCTTGAGGATGAGTGAGGAGTTCTAAGTCCAAAGCAGGCAATGTAAAAGAGCTAAAGGGAAAGGGTCTTGTTCTGTTCCTGCTGTTTAAATATAGTCCCTTCACCTTACTGACTCTCACTCATGGCAGCTCCAGAAGTGAGTCCTTCTGCTTCATGCTTGTCTCCCATTTGCTTAGCCCTTTATTCATCAACAGTAGCTGTTAGGTGCACTGATTTCTCTCACTGACAGTGAGGATACATACTACTTCAGGCCACCCACCCTCCCTTGTTTAGAAACAGGGAATAATAGTAACCTTTTGCTGACT
Encoded proteins:
- the FCF1 gene encoding rRNA-processing protein FCF1 homolog: MGKQKKVRKYAAMKRMISLRDQRINEKDRAKGPVKKKEDPSAIKEREVPQHPSCLFFQYNTQLGPPYHILVDTNFINFSIKAKLDLVQSMMDCLYAKCIPCITDCVMGEIEKLGQKYRVALRIAKDPRFERLPCMHKGTYADDCLVQRVTQHKCYIVATVDKELKRRIRKIPGVPIMYISRHRYNIERMPDDYGAPRL